Proteins encoded in a region of the Amia ocellicauda isolate fAmiCal2 chromosome 19, fAmiCal2.hap1, whole genome shotgun sequence genome:
- the tdrd5 gene encoding tudor domain-containing protein 5, translating into MSQEQLLDALKIEVRSLLMSSKTGLAPEQLRRDYMAMVGHSLPLRALGFRNIMDMVVEMTDVIRVGYASDGSMLLRAIADESTRGIEELVARQKTSKTQFPAKKKYHPVVRAPLLLPRRGQPPPSLPAALRSELRQLLASGPLLVSELESRFAKRFGRPLQVTHYGFNSIAEMLRASADIVAVEQSRAGSLLTLKSSEAPTRAGLQAPQNPVPVKIGTNRVTQNIPQSVCVSPLKKLMSPIKMETVKRESIMFEPHGTPLTEKTSSEPKLCSEEKDFEKCIKKLEEELKSKILDCGPAGTVSPELKERLRLLVSQKPEGILVKNLPEAFKKMFGVDLPVTQCGFLSVTDLVSALSDTLYLDLDEGKTNNNWIVMDIKQKEILKQTKLREGSPAPASSQPLDLSGKSYNSGCEVSEWERKEREEHKTTGSDEFEKGDKVVSKTFQQTLAMQQSIASKMDAYIVPPDAVQWGSLRPAAQRKERSFVSVLVEKVVSPSQFYIRFIETQESRALEDMMIEMRGCYSCPEVLDRYHLPGFFVRVGQVCCVAPRGMWMYRVVIHRVVSDLTVEVYYVDFGDVSCVERSRLKFLKSCYSKLPAQAVPSTLTWIKPFQSTWSEAAIKHFQKLCCERPLVAVILKYVKGVLHLFLCDTYTEEDVYIHNVLQILGYAVPCSIRDIAETFRQFNPVSLYLRERALSGQSPSDRPVSESPKEQIFNGSHNRLAHNQQLRPYDREPHGLNSHSSAAWKEELDFQDLPGLEFDPLLDSSCQSQGVNTGNPFSAQLWPDPISSSGWDEGWTPDNSIETTATQATPCSNRDTLEVPAAFTKTSETMAVMGTPLTELHKQADFSCLLKDSGGDTLLPPHTFQQRISGLMFPLFRGDGFNADKCCLPQTSPSAVLGPAARLATASNLLDWYSYEKA; encoded by the exons ATGAGTCAGGAGCAGTTGCTGGATGCCCTGAAGATAGAGGTGCGTTCTCTGTTGATGTCCTCCAAGACGGGCCTGGCTCCTGAGCAGCTTAGGCGAGACTACATGGCGATGGTGGGCCACTCGCTCCCGCTGCGGGCGCTGGGCTTCCGCAACATCATGGACATGGTGGTGGAAATGACAGACGTGATCCGCGTGGGGTACGCCAGTGATGGCAGCATGCTGCTGAGAG CCATTGCGGACGAAAGCACCAGAGGCATAGAGGAGCTGGTGGCCAGACAGAAGACTTCCAAGACGCAGTTTCCAGCGAAGAAAAAATACCACCCAGTGGTTAGGGCTCCTTTGCTGCTGCCCAGAAGAGGCCaacctcccccctccctccctgccgCCCTGCGTAGTGAGCTGAGGCAGCTCCTGGCCAGCGGGCCCCTCCTTGTCTCCGAGCTGGAGTCCCGTTTCGCCAAGAGGTTCGGCCGCCCACTGCAGGTCACCCACTATGGCTTCAACTCCATCGCCGAGATGCTGAGAGCGTCGGCGGACATTGTGGCTGTGGAGCAGAGCCGGGCCGGGTCCCTGCTAACGCTGAAAAGCAGTGAGGCTCCAACACGAGCTGGTCTGCAGGCCCCACAGAACCCAG TTCCAGTGAAAATCGGCACCAACAGAGTGACGCAGAATATTCcgcaatctgtgtgtgtgtcacctttGAAAAAACTAATGTCCCCCATAAAAATGGAAACGGTAAAGCGTGAATCCATTATGTTTGAGCCGCATGGCACCCCCTTGACTGAGAAGACATCTAGTGAGCCCAAGCTTTGCTCAGAAGAAAAAGACTTtgagaaatgtattaaaaag CTGGAGGAAGAGTTGAAGAGCAAAATCCTGGATTGTGGGCCTGCAGGAACGGTCAGCCCAGAACTGAAGGAAAGACTTCGACTG CTTGTCTCCCAAAAGCCAGAAGGTATTTTAGTGAAGAACCTCCCTGAAGCATTCAAG aaaatgtttggggttGATCTGCCAGTGACTCAGTGTGGCTTCCTGAGCGTCACAGACCTGGTGAGCGCCCTGAGTGACACACTGTACCTTGACCTCGATGAAGGGAAGACTAATAACAACTGGATAGTGATGGACATCAAGCAAAAGGAAATTCTAAAGC AAACAAAGCTCAGGGAAGGATCCCCTGCTCCTGCGTCATCCCAACCCCTGGATCTCTCGGGCAAAAGCTACAATTCCGGTTGCGAGGTTTCCGAGTGGGAGAGGAAAGAACGGGAGGAGCACAAAACGACAGGCTCTGATGAATTTGAAAAGGGCGACAAAGTTGTAAGCAAGACCTTCCAACAA ACCCTTGCAATGCAGCAGTCAATAGCCTCCAAGATGGATGCATACATCGTACCCCCCGATGCCGTGCAGTGGGGCAGTCTGCGGCCTGCTGCCCAGAGAAAGGAGAGGTCGTTCGTGTCTGTTCTGGTGGAGAAGGTGGTGTCCCCCAGCCAGTTCTACATTCGCTTCATTGAGACCCAGGAGTCCAGGGCGCTGGAGGACATGATGATCGAAATGAG AGGCTGTTACTCATGTCCTGAGGTGTTGGATCGCTACCACCTGCCTGGGTTTTTTGTGCGTGTGGGCCAGGTTTGCTGTGTGGCCCCCAGGGGCATGTGGATGTACCGGGTGGTCATTCATCGGGTGGTCAGCGATCTCACTGTGGAGGTGTACTACGTGGACTTTGGAGATGTGAGCTGCGTGGAGAGGAGCAGATTGAAGTTCCTCAA GTCTTGCTATTCAAAGCTTCCTGCCCAGGCTGTCCCTTCAACACTCACGTGGATAAAACCTTTTCAG AGCACGTGGAGTGAAGCAGCTATCAAGCACTTTCAGAAGCTATGCTGTGAAAGGCCCCTGGTTGCTGTGATACTCAAGTACGTCAAGGGAGTCCTGCACCTGTTCCTGTGCGACACTTACACGGAGGAAGACGTTTATATCCACAATGTCCTGCAGATACTAGGCTATGCTGTGCCCTGCAGCATCAGGGACATCGCAGAG ACCTTCAGGCAGTTCAACCCAGTCTCTCTGTACTTGAGGGAGAGAGCACTGAGCGGACAGTCTCCGTCAGACAGGCCGGTCAGCGAGAGTCCAAAAGAACAGATCTTTAATGGCTCCCACAACAGGCTGGCCCACAACCAGCAG CTGCGGCCCTATGACAGGGAACCCCATGGCCTGAACTCTCACAGCTCTGCGGCGTGGAAAGAGGAGCTGGACTTCCAGGACCTCCCAGGACTGGAATTTGATCCATTGTTGGATAGCAGTTGCCAAAGCCAG GGAGTGAACACGGGTAACCCTTTCAGCGCCCAGCTTTGGCCAGATCCCATCTCCAGCAGTGGCTGGGATGAAGGCTGGACCCCTGACAACTCTATTGAAACCACAGCAACCCAGGCGACACCTTGCAGCAACAGGGACACATTG GAGGTGCCCGCTGCATTCACAAAGACCTCGGAGACCATGGCTGTGATGGGCACGCCACTGACTGAGCTCCATAAACAAGCAG ACTTCTCCTGCTTGCTGAAGGATTCGGGAGGCGACACCCTGCTTCCTCCCCACACTTTCCAGCAGCGGATTTCTGGCCTTATGTTCCCTTTGTTCAGGGGTGATGGGTTTAATGCGGACAAGTGCTGCCTGCCCCAGACCTCCCCTTCTGCTGTGCTGGGACCAGCTGCCCGCCTGGCCACCGCATCCAACCTCCTGGACTGGTACTCCTATGAGAAGGCATAG